A DNA window from Xyrauchen texanus isolate HMW12.3.18 chromosome 6, RBS_HiC_50CHRs, whole genome shotgun sequence contains the following coding sequences:
- the LOC127645671 gene encoding 5-hydroxytryptamine receptor 5A-like has product MVDGIPNSSFNQSSKYGNFLRPQTVFSVLTFTLLAMLVVATFIWNMLVLVTILRVRTFHRVPHNLVASMAISDVMVAALVMPLSLVHELNGRLWKLGRALCQVWISFDVMCCTASIWNVTAIALDRYWSITRHLEYTLKTRKKISNVMIGLTWLLSSVISLSPLFGWGETYSEEDMECKVSQEPSYTIFSTFGAFYLPLCVVLFVYWKIYKAAKFRIGSKRTNTITPVAEAGEVKEASRQQPQMMFTVRHATVTFQTDSETWREQKEKRAALMVGILIGVFVLCWIPFFLTELITPLCSCHIPPIWKSVFLWLGYSNSFFNPLIYTAFNKNYNNAFRNLFSRQR; this is encoded by the exons ATGGTTGATGGCATTCCGAACAGCTCCTTCAATCAAAGCTCAAAGTATGGAAATTTCCTTAGGCCGCAGACAGTGTTCAGTGTCTTGACCTTCACCCTACTGGCCATGCTTGTAGTAGCCACATTTATTTGGAACATGCTCGTCCTAGTCACAATACTAAGAGTCAGAACATTCCACCGTGTGCCCCACAATCTGGTGGCCTCCATGGCCATATCTGATGTCATGGTGGCTGCGCTGGTGATGCCTCTCAGTTTGGTACATGAGCTGAATGGTCGGCTCTGGAAGCTGGGCCGAGCTCTCTGCCAAGTCTGGATATCTTTCGACGTCATGTGCTGTACGGCCAGCATTTGGAATGTGACTGCAATAGCCCTTGATCGATACTGGTCTATAACACGCCACCTGGAATATACCCTAAAGACTCGCAAGAAGATCTCCAATGTGATGATTGGCTTGACATGGCTGCTTTCATCTGTTATTTCCCTCTCCCCATTGTTTGGCTGGGGTGAGACATATTCAGAAGAGGACATGGAGTGCAAGGTGAGCCAGGAGCCATCTTACACCATCTTTTCCACATTCGGGGCCTTCTATCTGCCTCTCTGTGTTGTACTGTTTGTCTACTGGAAGATATACAAAGCTGCTAAGTTCCGTATAGGATCAAAGAGGACCAACACCATTACTCCAGTTGCAGAGGCTGGAGAG GTAAAAGAGGCTTCTAGACAACAGCCTCAGATGATGTTCACTGTGCGCCATGCCACCGTGACCTTCCAGACTGATAGTGAGACGTGGCGAGAGCAGAAAGAGAAGCGAGCAGCTCTGATGGTGGGCATCCTCATTGGTGTGTTCGTCCTCTGCTGGATCCCTTTCTTCCTCACCGAGCTTATCACCCCTCTGTGCTCCTGCCACATTCCACCAATATGGAAGAGTGTCTTCCTCTGGCTGGGTTACTCCAACTCCTTCTTCAACCCACTCATTTATACAGCCTTCAATAAGAACTATAATAACGCTTTCAGGAACCTCTTTTCCCGACAGCGTTAA